In Humulus lupulus chromosome 7, drHumLupu1.1, whole genome shotgun sequence, the following are encoded in one genomic region:
- the LOC133788361 gene encoding uncharacterized protein LOC133788361: MGLGLITGLGRIMRRKRTSSLDILSSKRAPRDYYKGKNCKPTGFHTRKGGYVVVHEKLPNYVVPDLTDFKLKAYVSQCPLEAKTAEASDAAK; this comes from the exons ATGGGACTGGGATTGATTACGGGATTGGGAAGAATAATGAGGAGAAAAAGGACTTCATCCCTTGATATTCTTTCTTCAAAGAGGGCACCAAGGGATTATTACAAGGGAAAGAACTGCAAGCCAACTGGGTTTCATACTCGTAAAG GTGGGTATGTTGTGGTGCATGAAAAGCTGCCAAACTATGTTGTCCCTGATCTGACTGACTTCAAG CTAAAAGCATACGTATCACAGTGCCCATTAGAAGCTAAAACTGCTGAGGCAAGTGATGCAGCAAAATAA